A genomic region of Eucalyptus grandis isolate ANBG69807.140 chromosome 5, ASM1654582v1, whole genome shotgun sequence contains the following coding sequences:
- the LOC120294076 gene encoding probable F-box protein At4g22030, whose translation MALSHTKEYQWTRVLFFPMKFHADAIVNWPEELPRQQQRSGSFVVVGRDSQPNPLETHDTRQIASIDGRFASFLTLDPFFLFGFSFEEKGLRFNPCPEAPKLRLSDASSAMTRKLVEEFSNRNGYTITEPLQMEVVEKVSPSERRRSPSRSPTSSVETTTKLYAILEAVEDRVEMHDNIGKQRDNWNKLLLNSVNMMTLTATTTAAMAAAVPAPSLKACSALLFTAATGMSLVMSKIQPSQLAEEQRNASRLFKQLQSEIKSMLVQQSPTESDVKETMEKVLALDRAFPLALLGKMIEKFPAKFEPAVWWPMVSGHHRQSQGHKTFTNTERNGWSEELAVEMRAIVQVLKSKDKKDYLRLGNLALKLNKTLAVLGPLLTGIAAATSTYGGSTATTVAAIAGAMAAIINGFEHGAQVGMVVEMYRNNAGFFKLMEETIEATLEERDYDKREKAEMFEMKVAMKLGRSLSQLRDLARKSMASCLQGTEVDEFGSKLF comes from the exons ATGGCGTTGTCCCATACAAAGGAGTACCAGTGGACCCGCGTCCTCTTCTTCCCGATGAAGTTCCACGCCGATGCCATAGTGAATTGGCCCGAAGAGCTTCCTCGCCAACAGCAACGATCCGGGTCATTCGTCGTGGTCGGAAGAG ATTCTCAACCAAACCCTCTCGAAACCCACGACACAAGACAGATCGCCTCCATTGATGGCCGCTTTGCAAGCTTCCTCACTCTTgatcccttcttcctcttcgggTTCTCCTTCGAAGAGAAGGGTCTCCGCTTCAATCCATGTCCCGAAGCTCCTAAACTCCGCCTCTCTGATGCGAGCTCGGCGATGACGCGGAAGCTGGTGGAGGAGTTCAGCAACAGGAACGGTTACACCATCACGGAGCCCTTGCAAATGGAGGTCGTGGAGAAAGTTAGTCCTTCTGAGCGGCGCCGTTCCCCTAGCCGATCGCCTACTTCTTCTGTCGAAACAACCACGAAGCTCTATGCGATCCTGGAGGCTGTTGAAGATAGAGTGGAGATGCACGATAACATCGGCAAGCAGCGGGACAACTGGAACAAGCTCCTATTGAACTCGGTCAACATGATGACCCTCACTGCCACCACCACGGCGGCCATGGCTGCGGCTGTGCCGGCTCCATCACTGAAAGCATGCTCTGCTCTCTTATTTACTGCCGCCACCGGGATGTCGCTCGTGATGAGCAAAATCCAGCCCTCGCAGCTGGCTGAAGAGCAACGCAATGCCTCGAGGTTGTTCAAGCAGCTTCAGAGCGAGATAAAGTCGATGCTCGTGCAGCAATCTCCGACTGAGTCAGACGTTAAGGAGACGATGGAGAAGGTGCTGGCGCTTGATAGAGCTTTTCCGCTGGCTCTGCTTGGAAAGATGATCGAGAAGTTCCCTGCGAAATTTGAGCCCGCTGTGTGGTGGCCAATGGTTTCCGGCCACCACCGCCAATCCCAAGGGCACAAAACCTTCACGAACACTGAGCGAAACGGATGGAGCGAGGAGCTGGCAGTGGAGATGAGAGCAATCGTCCAAGTCCTCAAGAGCAAAGACAAGAAAGACTACTTGAGGCTCGGAAATTTAGCTCTAAAATTGAATAAGACGTTGGCGGTTTTGGGTCCCCTACTCACTGGGATCGCCGCAGCCACCTCGACCTATGGTGGCTCGACAGCCACAACAGTGGCAGCCATTGCTGGTGCCATGGCGGCAATCATCAATGGCTTCGAGCATGGAGCACAAGTCGGCATGGTCGTTGAGATGTACAGAAACAACGCGGGGTTCTTCAAGCTCATGGAAGAGACGATCGAAGCGACGCTCGAGGAGAGAGACTACGATAAGCGAGAGAAGGCAGAGATGTTCGAGATGAAGGTGGCGATGAAGCTGGGGCGGAGCTTGTCGCAGCTTCGAGACCTGGCAAGAAAATCAATGGCTTCTTGTCTACAAGGGACTGAGGTGGACGAGTTCGGAAGCAAGCTTTTCTGA
- the LOC104447574 gene encoding probable F-box protein At4g22030, whose amino-acid sequence MAAAAPAPSLRLCSALLFTAATSMSLVMSNIQPSQLAEEQRNASRLFKQLRSEIKSMLALQSPTEPDVKEMMEKVMGLDWAYPLPLLGAMLEKFPVKFEPAAWWPRVSNNSRQSKGQKTFANTEPNGWSEELELEMRAIVQVLKSKDKKDVLILAISKDYLTLGNLALKLNKMLAVSGPLLTGIAATTSTYGGSMATTLAAIAGAMAAIVNGFEYGGHVGMVVEMYRHCAGFFELMGETIEATLEERDYSKRENGEMFEMKVAMKLGRRLSELRDLARKSMASCIEGTEVDEFGSKLF is encoded by the exons ATGGCTGCGGCTGCGCCAGCTCCATCGCTGAGATTATGCTCCGCTCTCTTGTTTACAGCAGCCACCAGCATGTCTCTCGTCATGAGCAATATCCAGCCCTCACAGCTGGCTGAAGAGCAACGCAATGCCTCGAGGTTGTTCAAGCAGCTCCGGAGCGAGATCAAGTCAATGCTTGCGCTCCAATCTCCGACTGAACCAGATGTGAAGGAGATGATGGAGAAGGTGATGGGCCTTGATTGGGCTTATCCACTGCCTCTACTCGGAGCGATGCTCGAGAAGTTCCCTGTGAAATTTGAGCCCGCCGCATGGTGGCCTAGGGTTTCCAACAACAGCCGCCAATCCAAAGGgcagaaaacttttgcaaaTACCGAGCCAAACGGATGGAGCGAGGAGTTGGAATTGGAGATGAGAGCAATCGTCCAAGTCCTCAAGAGCAAAGACAAGAaagat gtacttatactagccatatcaaaAGACTACTTGACGCTCGGAAATCTAGCGCTAAAACTGAATAAGATGTTGGCGGTCTCGGGTCCCCTACTCACCGGGATCGCTGCAACCACATCGACCTATGGTGGCTCGATGGCCACAACTTTGGCAGCCATTGCCGGTGCGATGGCGGCAATCGTCAACGGCTTTGAGTACGGAGGTCATGTTGGTATGGTCGTGGAGATGTACAGACATTGCGCAGGGTTCTTCGAGCTCATGGGAGAGACGATCGAAGCAACGCTCGAAGAGAGAGACTATAGCAAGAGAGAGAACGGAGAGATGTTCGAGATGAAGGTGGCGATGAAGCTGGGGCGGAGATTGTCGGAGCTCCGAGATTTAGCAAGAAAATCAATGGCTTCTTGTATAGAAGGGACTGAGGTGGATGAGTTCGGAAGCAAGCTTTTCTGA
- the LOC104447576 gene encoding LOW QUALITY PROTEIN: probable F-box protein At4g22030 (The sequence of the model RefSeq protein was modified relative to this genomic sequence to represent the inferred CDS: deleted 1 base in 1 codon), which translates to MITALIQLTKPLKLSLINDPSATITKKLVEELSTRYGYTFTEPLLMDVTQKDRVLEPCLSPTSSIETMKKFYVILEAVEDRMEMHNNIGEQRDNWNKLLLNSVNMMTLTATTTAAMAAAAPAPSLRLCSALLFTEATSMSVIMRKIQPSQLAEEQRNASRLFKQLRSEIKSMLALQSPTEPDVKEMMEKVLALDWAYPLPLLGAMLEKFPVKFEPAAWWPGVSNNSRQSKGQKTFANTEPNGWSEELELEMRAIVQVLKSKDKKDYLTLGNLALKLNKMLAVLGPLLTGIAAATSTYGGSTATTLAAIAGAMAAIVNGFEHGGQVGMVGEMYRNCAGFFELMGETIEARSKRAFSRRENGEMFEMKVAMKLGRGLSELRDLARKSMASCIEGTEVDEFGSKLF; encoded by the exons ATGATCACTGCTTTGATCCAACTCACAAAGCCCTTGAAACTCAGCCTCATAAATGATCCAAGTGCTACGATCACGAAGAAGCTAGTCGAGGAATTGAGCACCAGGTATGGTTACACCTTCACGGAGCCACTACTGATGGACGTCACCCAGAAAGATAGGGTTTTGGAACCGTGCCTATCGCCTACTTCTTCTATCGAAACGATGAAGAAATTCTATGTGATCTTGGAGGCTGTCGAAGATAGAATGGAGATGCACAATAACATCGGCGAGCAGCGAGACAACTGGAATAAGCTCCTGTTGAACTCGGTCAACATGATGACTCTCACTGCCACCACCACGGCAGCGATGGCTGCGGCTGCGCCAGCTCCATCGCTGAGATTATGCTCCGCTCTCTTGTTTACGGAAGCCACCAGCATGTCTGTCATCATGAGAAAAATCCAGCCCTCACAGCTGGCTGAAGAGCAACGCAATGCCTCGAGGTTGTTCAAGCAGCTCCGGAGCGAGATCAAGTCAATGCTTGCGCTCCAATCTCCGACTGAACCAGACGTGAAGGAGATGATGGAGAAGGTGCTGGCCCTTGATTGGGCTTATCCACTGCCTCTGCTCGGAGCGATGCTCGAGAAGTTCCCTGTGAAATTTGAGCCCGCCGCATGGTGGCCTGGGGTTTCCAACAACAGCCGCCAATCCAAAGGgcagaaaacttttgcaaaTACCGAGCCAAACGGATGGAGCGAGGAGCTGGAATTGGAGATGAGAGCAATCGTCCAAGTCCTCAAGAGCAAAGACAAGAAAGACTACTTGACGCTCGGAAATCTGGCGCTAAAACTAAATAAGATGTTGGCGGTCTTGGGTCCCCTACTCACTGGGATCGCTGCAGCCACCTCGACCTATGGTGGCTCGACAGCCACAACTTTGGCAGCCATTGCTGGTGCGATGGCTGCAATCGTCAACGGCTTTGAGCACGGAGGTCAAGTTGGTATGGTCGGGGAGATGTACAGAAACTGTGCAGGGTTCTTCGAGCTCATGGGAGAGACGATCGAAGCA CGCTCGAAGAGAGCCTTTAGCAGGAGAGAGAACGGAGAGATGTTCGAGATGAAGGTGGCGATGAAGCTGGGGCGGGGCTTGTCAGAGCTCCGAGACTTGGCAAGAAAATCAATGGCTTCTTGTATAGAAGGGACTGAGGTGGATGAGTTCGGAAGCAAGCTTTTCTGA
- the LOC104445699 gene encoding B-cell receptor-associated protein 31, whose translation MIQLLFAAILAEGSLILLLLFKTPLRKLAIVGLDRVKRGHGPVVVTTVAATVCVVLGSGVYSMVKIRRRGAEDGGGAANPTDQVLMAKHLLECTLMGATLFLALMIDRLHHYIRELRLRRKSMEAVKKQTRAFEDGKNGNLEELKNLEEETRVLREKVKQLESDLDTRTKDVHAAEANSVALRKQSEGFLLEYDRLLEENQNLRNQLQSLDRKFSRSGSKKNT comes from the exons ATGATCCAGCTCCTGTTCGCGGCGATACTCGCCGAAGGGTCGCTGATACTGCTGCTGCTGTTCAAGACGCCGCTGCGGAAGCTGGCCATAGTGGGTCTGGATCGGGTCAAGCGCGGTCACGGCCCGGTGGTGGTCACGACGGTGGCCGCCACGGTCTGCGTCGTGCTGGGCTCCGGCGTGTACAGCATGGTCAAGATCCGGAGGCGCGGGGCCGAGGACGGCGGCGGGGCCGCCAACCCGACGGACCAGGTCCTCATGGCCAAGCACCTGCTGGAGTGCACTCTGATGG GAGCCACCTTGTTCCTTGCTTTGATGATAGACAGACTGCATCACTACATCAGAGAGCTCCGGTTACGAAGGAAGAGCATGGAGGCTGTGAAGAAACAGACCCGAGCCTTTGAGGATGGGAAAAACGGGAACTTAGAGGAGCTCAAGAACTTGGAGGAGGAAACAAGGGTCTTGAGAGAAAAAGTCAAGCAGCTGGAATCGGATCTTGATACGAGAACCAAGGACGTGCATGCCGCAGAAGCCAACTCGGTTGCTCTGAGGAAACAGTCAGAAGGGTTCCTTCTCGAGTATGACCGCCTGCTCGAGGAAAACCAAAACTTGCGGAACCAGCTGCAATCGCTGGATCGGAAATTTTCACGTTCAGGAAGCAAGAAGAATACCTGA
- the LOC104447572 gene encoding probable F-box protein At4g22030, whose amino-acid sequence MAALQASSLLIPSSSSGCPSKRRVSASIHVPKLPKLRLSDASSAMTRKLVEEFSNRNGYTITEPLQMEVVEKVSPSERRRSPSRSPTSSVETTMKLYAILEAVEDRVEMHDNIGKQRDNWNKLLLNSVNMMTLTATTTAAMAAAVPAPSLKACSALLFTAATGMSLVMSKIQPSQLAEEQRNASRLFKQLQSEIKSMLVQQSPTESDVKETMEKVLALDRAFPLALLGKMIEKFPAKFEPAVWWPMVSGHHRQSQGHKTFTNTERNGWSEELAVEMRAIVQVLKSKDKKDYLRLGNLALKLNKTLAVLGPLLTGIATACSAFGGSTATTVAAIAGAMAAIVNSFEHGAQVGMVVDMYRNNAGFFKLMEETIEATLEERDYDKRENAEMFEMKVAMKLGRSLSQLRDLARKSMASCLQGTEVDEFGSKLF is encoded by the coding sequence ATGGCCGCTTTGCAAGCTTCCTCACTCTTgatcccttcttcctcttcgggTTGTCCTTCGAAGAGAAGGGTCTCAGCTTCAATCCATGTCCCGAAGCTCCCTAAACTCCGCCTCTCCGATGCGAGCTCGGCGATGACGCGGAAGCTGGTGGAGGAGTTCAGCAACAGGAACGGTTACACCATCACGGAGCCCTTGCAAATGGAGGTCGTGGAGAAAGTTAGTCCTTCTGAGCGGCGCCGTTCGCCTAGCCGATCGCCTACTTCTTCAGTCGAAACAACCATGAAGCTCTATGCGATCCTGGAGGCTGTTGAAGATAGAGTGGAGATGCACGATAACATCGGCAAGCAGCGGGACAACTGGAACAAGCTCCTATTGAACTCGGTCAACATGATGACCCTCACTGCCACCACCACGGCGGCCATGGCTGCGGCTGTGCCGGCTCCATCACTGAAAGCATGCTCTGCTCTCTTATTTACTGCCGCCACCGGGATGTCGCTCGTGATGAGCAAAATCCAGCCCTCGCAGCTGGCTGAAGAGCAACGCAATGCCTCGAGGTTGTTCAAGCAGCTTCAGAGCGAGATAAAGTCGATGCTCGTGCAGCAATCTCCGACTGAGTCAGACGTTAAGGAGACGATGGAGAAGGTGCTGGCGCTTGATAGAGCTTTTCCGCTGGCTCTGCTTGGAAAGATGATCGAGAAGTTCCCTGCGAAATTTGAACCCGCTGTGTGGTGGCCAATGGTTTCCGGCCACCACCGCCAATCCCAAGGGCACAAAACCTTCACGAACACTGAGCGAAACGGATGGAGCGAGGAGCTGGCAGTGGAGATGAGAGCAATCGTCCAAGTCCTCAAGAGCAAAGACAAGAAAGACTACTTGAGGCTCGGAAATTTAGCTCTAAAATTGAATAAGACGTTGGCGGTTTTGGGTCCCCTACTCACTGGGATCGCCACAGCCTGCTCAGCCTTCGGCGGCTCAACAGCCACAACGGTGGCAGCCATCGCCGGTGCAATGGCGGCTATTGTCAACAGCTTCGAGCATGGAGCACAAGTCGGCATGGTCGTTGACATGTACAGAAACAACGCGGGGTTCTTCAAGCTCATGGAAGAGACGATCGAAGCGACGCTCGAGGAGAGAGACTACGACAAGCGAGAGAACGCAGAGATGTTCGAGATGAAGGTGGCGATGAAGCTGGGGCGGAGCTTGTCGCAGCTTCGAGACCTGGCAAGAAAATCAATGGCTTCTTGTCTACAAGGGACTGAGGTGGACGAGTTCGGAAGCAAGCTTTTCTGA